In Phaeobacter piscinae, one genomic interval encodes:
- a CDS encoding alpha/beta hydrolase codes for MELDDAYSNGAYIENADSYPPRWAASAEDFRNAMRDRSRLDVPYGDGPRHRYDLFLPEGAAKGLMIFVHGGYWLAFDKSSWSHLAVGALAHGYAVAMPSYDLCPEVRISDITQQIAAAVTAIAAEVEGPIALAGHSAGGHLVARMLDRDLLPKEVGERITVVVPISPLADLRPLLRTSMNGKFKLDAAGAAAESPIDMEHRYPAEVTVWVGGDERPAFLDQAVWLTEAWGADHVIAFGKHHFNVIEPLADPESDLVAVLVK; via the coding sequence ATGGAGCTCGACGACGCGTATTCAAATGGCGCCTATATCGAAAACGCTGACAGCTACCCGCCGCGCTGGGCAGCCTCGGCCGAAGATTTTCGCAACGCAATGCGGGACCGGTCCCGTCTGGATGTGCCCTACGGCGACGGTCCCCGGCACCGCTATGATCTGTTTCTTCCCGAAGGGGCTGCCAAGGGGCTGATGATCTTTGTGCATGGTGGCTATTGGTTGGCGTTTGATAAATCCAGCTGGTCGCATCTGGCGGTGGGGGCGTTGGCGCATGGCTATGCGGTCGCCATGCCCTCCTATGATCTTTGCCCGGAGGTAAGGATTTCTGATATCACCCAGCAGATCGCCGCGGCTGTCACCGCTATCGCGGCTGAGGTAGAGGGTCCGATTGCGCTGGCGGGCCATTCTGCAGGCGGGCATCTGGTCGCGCGCATGTTAGACCGGGATCTTTTGCCGAAGGAAGTGGGTGAACGAATTACGGTGGTTGTGCCTATCTCGCCGCTCGCGGATCTGCGGCCACTGCTGCGCACTTCCATGAACGGAAAGTTCAAACTGGACGCAGCAGGCGCTGCCGCAGAAAGCCCAATTGACATGGAACATCGCTACCCGGCGGAGGTCACAGTCTGGGTGGGCGGTGACGAGCGCCCGGCCTTTCTAGATCAGGCTGTCTGGCTGACCGAAGCCTGGGGAGCCGATCACGTCATTGCGTTCGGCAAACATCATTTCAACGTGATCGAACCCTTGGCTGATCCCGAAAGCGATCTGGTTGCGGTATTGGTCAAGTAA
- a CDS encoding CDP-alcohol phosphatidyltransferase family protein — translation MHHPPEKRKSEYALIQLLPNMMTIAAICAGLSAIRFGVQGNYTLAVQLILAAAILDGFDGRLARILRSDSKMGAELDSLADFLNFGVASPLVIYYWALQDMRGLGWLAVLVFSVCCVVRLARFNVSTKSEQKVTAKSVYFEGVPSPAGALLAMLPMFISFAFADAPVIPDILICLHMGVIGLLMISHVPTWSLKAVKISRENVKYFLVGFAFAGAAVLIYAWITLVILCLGYAAMVAWGLVKKKTPETGA, via the coding sequence ATGCATCACCCACCGGAAAAGCGAAAATCCGAATACGCGCTGATCCAGCTGTTGCCGAACATGATGACCATTGCGGCCATCTGTGCCGGGCTGTCTGCGATCCGCTTCGGGGTGCAGGGCAATTATACCCTGGCGGTGCAGCTGATCCTGGCGGCGGCGATCCTGGATGGGTTTGACGGGCGTTTGGCGCGGATCCTGCGCAGCGACAGCAAGATGGGTGCAGAACTCGACTCGCTGGCAGACTTTCTCAATTTCGGCGTCGCCTCACCACTGGTGATCTACTATTGGGCCCTTCAAGACATGCGTGGCTTAGGGTGGCTGGCGGTGCTGGTGTTCTCGGTCTGCTGCGTGGTGCGGCTGGCGCGGTTTAACGTCTCGACCAAGTCCGAGCAGAAAGTCACCGCAAAAAGCGTTTATTTTGAAGGGGTCCCATCCCCAGCCGGCGCACTTCTGGCGATGCTGCCGATGTTCATCTCCTTTGCCTTTGCCGATGCGCCGGTCATTCCGGATATTTTGATCTGCCTTCATATGGGTGTCATCGGATTGCTTATGATCAGCCATGTGCCAACCTGGTCGCTGAAGGCAGTCAAAATTTCGCGCGAAAACGTGAAGTATTTTTTGGTCGGTTTTGCCTTTGCGGGGGCAGCCGTCCTGATTTACGCATGGATTACATTGGTGATCCTGTGCCTTGGCTATGCTGCGATGGTGGCCTGGGGATTGGTTAAAAAGAAAACGCCGGAGACCGGCGCATAA
- a CDS encoding putative phage abortive infection protein, giving the protein MIERIENHWRSIKEGMKSDRPMDVGKALTKAFLTVVAILAILPQVDSEGDWQFRAFALLFSPSNEIGDTFAGVAGVLAFLWIIVTVWLQSEELAEQRKELKRQADEFNAMNTNLRSQQFETTFFELLRTHSEIVGGLDVVKKDSKEKLAEGRDCFVFCYRELNKVYREKLKKHDEGIALFYAYRDFWNRRGNDLGHYFRFLYNCFRVLDDEKEFSKPRHAKLLRAQLSDAELLLLFYNCVSLKGEPFQTYANKFELFDNLPTLKLLNHSHIGLLRSEAFGDNPKLTPNENRKLERAHILALETSVRSRP; this is encoded by the coding sequence GTGATCGAAAGGATCGAAAATCACTGGCGCTCTATTAAGGAAGGCATGAAAAGCGATCGGCCAATGGATGTTGGGAAGGCTTTGACGAAGGCCTTTCTAACAGTAGTGGCTATTCTAGCGATACTTCCTCAAGTTGACAGTGAGGGTGATTGGCAGTTTAGGGCTTTTGCGTTACTTTTTTCGCCGTCGAATGAAATCGGCGATACTTTCGCTGGAGTAGCGGGAGTATTGGCCTTTCTCTGGATCATCGTGACTGTCTGGCTGCAAAGCGAAGAGCTTGCCGAGCAACGGAAAGAACTTAAGCGCCAAGCTGATGAGTTCAATGCTATGAACACCAATCTGAGATCGCAGCAGTTTGAAACGACCTTTTTCGAGCTTCTGAGAACCCACTCGGAGATCGTTGGCGGCTTGGATGTAGTGAAAAAAGATAGCAAGGAAAAATTAGCGGAGGGGCGAGACTGCTTTGTTTTCTGTTACAGGGAACTGAATAAGGTTTATCGTGAAAAATTGAAAAAACACGATGAAGGCATTGCCCTGTTTTATGCCTATAGAGATTTCTGGAACAGAAGAGGCAATGACCTAGGGCACTATTTTAGGTTTCTGTATAACTGCTTCCGTGTTCTTGATGATGAGAAAGAGTTCTCTAAGCCTAGGCATGCCAAACTGCTAAGGGCGCAGCTATCTGATGCGGAACTGCTCTTATTGTTTTATAATTGCGTGTCTTTGAAAGGTGAGCCGTTTCAGACCTATGCGAACAAGTTTGAGCTGTTTGACAACTTGCCTACTTTGAAATTGCTCAACCACTCTCACATTGGGCTTTTGAGATCTGAAGCCTTTGGAGACAATCCGAAGCTGACACCCAATGAAAACCGGAAACTCGAACGTGCGCACATTTTGGCACTTGAGACAAGTGTGAGGAGCAGGCCATGA
- a CDS encoding aminopeptidase P family protein — translation MTARPEMYRFHNGEKAPLQFAVSEYEARIAGLRKIMAETGVTAAVFTSMHNISYYSGFTYCAFGRPYGMVVTASEAVTISAGIDAGQPWRRSFCDNITYTDWQRDNFWRAIKSVSGDGAVVGYESDHLTLLQKAKLEHFLAPSRLVDLYEPTMRQRMGKSAAELDMIRAGAAVADVGGFAIRDAVKEGAREIDVAMAGRDAMELEIAKRFPDAEYRDSWVWFQSGINTDGAHNPVTARRLERGDILSLNTFPMISGYYTALERTMFVKEVDAESLRIWEANVAAHELGISLLKPGASCAEITHQINAFFEEQDLLQYRTFGYGHSFGVLSHYYGREAGLELREDIDTVLEPGMVISMEPMLTIADGQPGAGGYREHDILIIHDDDNENITKYPYGPEFNVVG, via the coding sequence ATGACTGCACGTCCTGAAATGTATCGTTTTCACAATGGTGAAAAGGCGCCGCTGCAATTTGCTGTCTCCGAATATGAGGCGCGGATCGCAGGTCTGCGAAAAATCATGGCAGAGACCGGCGTAACCGCCGCTGTCTTCACCTCGATGCACAATATCTCCTACTATTCGGGGTTCACCTACTGCGCCTTCGGTCGCCCCTATGGCATGGTGGTGACCGCATCTGAGGCAGTGACAATCTCAGCCGGTATTGACGCAGGCCAGCCCTGGCGCCGGTCGTTTTGTGACAACATCACCTATACCGACTGGCAGCGCGACAACTTCTGGCGTGCGATCAAATCGGTTTCGGGCGATGGCGCGGTTGTCGGCTATGAGAGCGATCACCTGACCCTGCTGCAGAAGGCAAAACTGGAACATTTCCTGGCGCCATCTCGGCTGGTTGACCTCTATGAACCGACGATGCGCCAGCGCATGGGCAAATCCGCCGCAGAACTGGACATGATCCGCGCCGGGGCGGCGGTGGCTGACGTCGGCGGCTTCGCGATCCGGGATGCGGTCAAGGAAGGCGCGCGCGAGATCGACGTGGCGATGGCCGGTCGCGATGCGATGGAGTTGGAAATCGCCAAACGCTTCCCGGATGCGGAATACCGCGACAGCTGGGTCTGGTTCCAGTCCGGGATCAATACCGATGGCGCCCATAATCCAGTGACCGCCCGCAGGCTGGAACGTGGCGATATCCTGTCGCTCAACACCTTTCCGATGATCTCCGGCTACTACACCGCGCTGGAACGCACCATGTTCGTGAAGGAAGTGGATGCCGAGTCCCTGCGCATCTGGGAGGCCAATGTGGCTGCCCATGAGCTGGGTATCTCGCTGCTGAAACCGGGCGCGAGCTGTGCGGAAATCACCCATCAGATCAACGCCTTCTTTGAAGAGCAGGATCTGCTGCAATACCGCACCTTCGGCTATGGCCACTCCTTTGGTGTGCTGTCTCACTACTATGGCCGCGAGGCCGGTCTGGAGCTGCGCGAGGACATCGACACGGTGCTGGAGCCGGGGATGGTGATCTCCATGGAGCCGATGTTGACCATCGCGGATGGTCAGCCCGGTGCAGGCGGCTACCGCGAGCATGACATTCTGATCATCCATGACGATGACAATGAGAACATCACCAAATACCCCTATGGGCCGGAATTTAACGTCGTCGGCTAA
- a CDS encoding Hsp20 family protein produces MRSFDFAPLHRATIGFDQIADLMDRALSSDVAQPSYPPYNIEKTAADAYRISIAVAGFSEADLGVEVKENALVVSAKKSEDDGDRTYLHRGIATRAFERRFTLADHVRVTGASHSDGMLHIDLQREVPEALKPRRIEIATGKAPELDAKTVN; encoded by the coding sequence ATGCGTAGTTTTGATTTTGCACCGCTGCACCGGGCCACCATCGGCTTTGATCAGATTGCCGACCTGATGGATCGCGCCCTGAGTTCTGACGTCGCGCAGCCGAGCTATCCCCCTTACAATATCGAAAAAACCGCTGCAGATGCCTATCGTATCTCGATTGCCGTTGCGGGCTTTTCCGAGGCTGATCTGGGTGTCGAGGTGAAAGAAAACGCGCTGGTCGTTTCGGCGAAGAAGTCCGAAGACGACGGCGACCGTACCTACCTGCACCGTGGCATCGCCACCCGCGCATTTGAACGCCGGTTTACCCTGGCCGACCATGTGCGCGTCACCGGTGCCAGCCACTCCGACGGTATGCTGCACATCGATCTGCAGCGCGAGGTGCCAGAGGCGCTGAAACCGCGCCGGATCGAAATCGCAACCGGCAAGGCGCCTGAACTGGACGCCAAGACCGTCAACTAA
- a CDS encoding NAD-dependent succinate-semialdehyde dehydrogenase, with protein sequence MLDATTDLKSLLTDPSLLEPRAYIGGGFVDGQDGTFEVKNPARGDVIANVADVSRSQVAGAIAQAEVAQKGWAKWTGKERANVLRKWFDLMMENQEDLAVILTAEMGKPLAESRGEIAYGASFIEFFAEEAKRIYGETIPGHQRDKRITVLKQPIGVAASITPWNFPNAMITRKAGPALAAGCAFVARPAELTPLSATALAVLAERAGIPAGVFNVVTSSNASETGKEFCENNAVRKLTFTGSTEVGRILMRQAADTVMKCSMELGGNAPFIVFDDADLDAAVEGAIMCKFRNNGQTCVCANRIYVQAGVYDAFAAKLKEAVAKMTVGDGLAEGTQFGPLINEKAVEKVQAHIADAKEKGAEVILGGNPSELGGTFFEPTILTGATQDMVFSQDETFGPMAPLFKFETEDDVIDMANDTIFGLASYFYAKDLSRVYKVAEALEYGIVGVNTGIISTEVAPFGGVKQSGLGREGSHHGIEDYLEMKYICMSV encoded by the coding sequence ATGCTCGACGCAACCACTGATCTGAAATCACTGCTCACCGATCCCAGCCTGCTGGAACCGCGTGCCTATATTGGCGGCGGTTTTGTCGATGGCCAGGATGGCACATTCGAAGTGAAAAACCCGGCGCGTGGCGATGTGATTGCCAATGTGGCGGACGTCAGCCGCTCGCAGGTGGCAGGCGCCATCGCGCAGGCTGAAGTTGCTCAGAAGGGTTGGGCCAAATGGACCGGCAAGGAGCGTGCCAATGTTCTGCGCAAATGGTTTGATCTGATGATGGAGAATCAGGAAGACCTGGCCGTCATCCTGACCGCCGAAATGGGCAAACCCCTGGCCGAGTCGCGCGGCGAGATCGCTTATGGCGCGTCCTTCATTGAGTTCTTTGCCGAAGAAGCCAAACGTATCTATGGCGAGACCATTCCCGGCCATCAGCGCGACAAGCGCATCACGGTGCTGAAGCAGCCCATCGGGGTGGCCGCCTCCATCACGCCCTGGAATTTTCCCAACGCGATGATCACCCGCAAGGCCGGTCCGGCACTGGCTGCGGGCTGTGCTTTTGTCGCGCGACCTGCCGAATTGACACCGCTGTCTGCGACCGCATTGGCCGTCCTGGCAGAGCGCGCGGGCATTCCGGCAGGTGTGTTCAACGTCGTCACCTCCTCCAATGCATCTGAGACCGGCAAGGAGTTCTGCGAGAACAACGCTGTGCGCAAGCTGACCTTTACTGGCTCCACCGAAGTTGGCCGCATCCTGATGCGGCAGGCGGCAGATACCGTTATGAAATGCTCGATGGAACTGGGCGGCAACGCACCGTTCATCGTCTTTGATGATGCTGACCTCGACGCCGCGGTCGAGGGCGCGATCATGTGCAAGTTCCGCAACAACGGCCAGACCTGTGTCTGTGCCAACCGGATCTATGTACAGGCGGGTGTTTACGATGCCTTTGCTGCGAAGCTGAAAGAAGCCGTGGCCAAAATGACCGTGGGCGATGGGCTCGCTGAGGGCACCCAATTTGGCCCACTGATCAACGAGAAAGCCGTCGAAAAGGTGCAAGCCCATATCGCCGATGCAAAGGAAAAAGGCGCTGAGGTGATCCTAGGCGGCAATCCATCGGAGCTGGGCGGCACCTTCTTTGAGCCGACCATTCTTACGGGCGCGACCCAGGACATGGTTTTCTCTCAGGACGAGACCTTTGGCCCGATGGCGCCTCTCTTCAAGTTTGAGACCGAAGATGACGTGATCGACATGGCCAATGACACCATCTTTGGCCTGGCCTCCTACTTTTACGCCAAGGATCTGAGCCGGGTCTACAAGGTGGCCGAAGCACTGGAATATGGGATCGTCGGCGTCAACACCGGCATCATCTCGACAGAGGTGGCCCCATTTGGTGGCGTCAAACAGTCGGGCCTGGGCCGCGAAGGCAGCCATCACGGCATCGAAGACTATCTGGAGATGAAATACATCTGCATGTCGGTCTGA
- a CDS encoding ATP-binding protein has protein sequence MSISGNQMELREEDIRKHYAAAAAMLEGFDHTPRIAKPAVEAKTPERSSGLGTRRRFRSTTPGLVTRSSARPEGVHLIARIEAADDDDPLTSPLQATLQHALRRALAISLAMGEAYADVSGLADLKRANLAGSLDGARKGEFTELLAAEALIAAHVFANAAAYLLAPHGSEAQVEVGEAEELLTDNAPLALHGALWELDQKLAQHGTDDAHLIAATAAYAEQLMEKAALRAQTAPRLEGFSDAAWRVEADDLTISGFEPASKAKSTTLTMAFKKPHEVVGNHIAKYQALRLAKMLMAYDFDRRLNPFAEMGGFIFTFMGDGKPGTGKTTLIQMMAGLIHDYCQNAGYAFRYQNFGIDNIDSYQGKSGQNAKSFIQNVIDPGVIGFGTIDDIDQIAGKRGDRQSSAGQQEVTAVFMEAFAGANTVVRGNCTFGMFSNYPENVDDALRQRAGARFLVDGPQTREDYIDILTLLMGKNHAIPLGEHDLYGAQEIRKAVARSFEAYSRPQEPGLAEVFGRVQDQLGELDDLAKLGTYLKAIQAADERFTGRAIKNITDAVKVRAMDFELPDDWMENPELFLFKDYDTKSAMIAELRVPITIDMVVQEINRYADSEFRYADKSDEVAIDNMVRDFGRQEEAKRRYLEGQG, from the coding sequence ATGAGCATTTCAGGCAATCAGATGGAACTGCGGGAAGAGGATATCCGCAAGCATTATGCGGCTGCGGCGGCGATGCTGGAGGGGTTTGACCACACGCCGCGCATTGCCAAGCCTGCGGTGGAGGCGAAGACGCCGGAGCGCTCCTCGGGGCTTGGCACGCGGCGGCGCTTCCGCTCGACCACGCCGGGGCTGGTGACGCGGTCCAGCGCGCGGCCCGAAGGGGTGCATCTGATCGCCCGGATTGAGGCGGCGGATGACGATGACCCTCTGACCTCGCCCCTGCAGGCGACCTTGCAGCATGCCTTGCGCCGGGCGCTGGCGATCTCATTGGCGATGGGGGAGGCTTATGCGGATGTCTCTGGCCTCGCCGATCTGAAACGGGCCAATCTGGCCGGGTCATTGGACGGCGCGCGCAAGGGGGAGTTTACCGAGCTGCTGGCGGCGGAGGCGCTGATTGCGGCGCATGTGTTTGCCAATGCCGCCGCCTATTTGCTGGCACCGCATGGGTCTGAGGCGCAGGTCGAGGTGGGCGAGGCGGAGGAGCTGCTCACAGACAATGCGCCCCTGGCCCTGCACGGGGCGCTGTGGGAGCTGGATCAGAAGCTGGCGCAGCATGGCACCGACGATGCGCATCTGATTGCGGCCACAGCGGCCTATGCCGAGCAGCTGATGGAGAAGGCGGCCCTGCGGGCGCAGACCGCGCCACGTCTGGAAGGGTTCAGCGATGCCGCTTGGCGGGTGGAGGCGGATGATCTGACCATCAGCGGCTTTGAGCCCGCGTCCAAGGCAAAATCCACTACCCTCACCATGGCGTTCAAGAAGCCGCATGAGGTGGTTGGCAACCATATCGCCAAATACCAGGCCCTGCGGCTGGCCAAGATGCTGATGGCCTATGATTTCGACCGCAGGCTCAACCCCTTTGCCGAGATGGGCGGCTTCATCTTCACCTTCATGGGCGACGGCAAGCCGGGCACCGGCAAGACGACACTCATTCAGATGATGGCGGGCCTCATCCATGATTATTGCCAGAATGCGGGCTATGCCTTTCGCTATCAGAATTTCGGTATCGATAATATCGACAGCTATCAGGGCAAGTCCGGCCAGAACGCCAAGAGCTTCATCCAGAATGTGATTGATCCCGGCGTGATCGGTTTTGGCACCATCGACGACATCGACCAGATCGCAGGGAAGCGCGGCGACCGCCAGTCCAGCGCGGGCCAGCAGGAGGTGACGGCGGTGTTCATGGAGGCCTTTGCAGGGGCAAACACCGTGGTGCGCGGCAACTGCACCTTTGGCATGTTCTCCAACTATCCGGAGAATGTGGACGACGCGCTGCGCCAGCGGGCGGGTGCGCGGTTCCTGGTCGACGGGCCGCAGACGCGGGAGGATTACATCGACATCCTGACGCTGCTGATGGGCAAGAACCATGCGATCCCGCTGGGGGAGCATGATCTGTACGGTGCGCAGGAAATCAGGAAGGCGGTCGCGCGGTCCTTCGAGGCCTACAGCCGCCCGCAGGAACCGGGGCTGGCAGAGGTCTTTGGCCGGGTGCAGGATCAGCTTGGAGAGCTGGATGATCTGGCCAAGCTGGGCACCTATCTGAAGGCGATCCAAGCGGCGGATGAGCGGTTCACCGGCCGCGCCATCAAGAACATCACCGATGCGGTCAAGGTCCGGGCGATGGATTTTGAGCTGCCGGATGACTGGATGGAGAACCCGGAGCTGTTCCTGTTTAAGGATTACGACACCAAATCCGCAATGATTGCGGAGCTGCGGGTGCCGATCACCATCGACATGGTGGTGCAGGAGATCAACCGCTACGCCGATAGTGAGTTCCGCTATGCCGACAAGTCGGACGAGGTTGCGATTGACAATATGGTGCGCGATTTCGGGCGGCAGGAAGAGGCCAAGCGGCGGTATCTGGAGGGGCAGGGGTGA
- a CDS encoding esterase-like activity of phytase family protein yields MFPRLMCLTSALALTAGIAQAEKSFNRIAAFPVVQNMAAGEDTSRETSPEIIGATADGMTLVYTDSPLEALGLIDITDPATPAPKGNIALPGEPTSVAVIGSTAYVGINTSESYTQPSGLLKSIDTETGAETGSCDLGGQPDSVAKSRDGGFLAVAIENERDEDLNDGMLPQMPAGNLVLMNTTKEGLDCASMKVVSLTGLADIAGEDPEPEYVAINGLGETVVTLQENNHLVIVSKDGEILNHFSAGSVDLDGIDASDERGALIFDESQTERLREPDAVTWIDDTHFATANEGDYHGGSRGWTIFNKDGTIIYDSGASFEHAIVQIGHYPDKRSDAKGVEPESVTFAEFDGTPYVFVGAERASVVGVYDVTDPANPVLTQLLPSGVGPEGYAVIPERNLLVSANEKDLIEDKGPRAHVMMYELQDGAPTYPHLTSAGADELIGWGALSGMVADADGMIYAVNDSFYGFQPSIFKIDPSQTPARITDVIRIHRQDGNPAQKLDLEGITLDGKGGFYVASEGRTDRVTPHAIYHVSKDGLIKAKSGEIGLPAELMAVEKRFGFEGISKVGDTLWMAIQREWKDDPKNHVKLVAYNLETKEWGAVHYPKAEPDTGWVGLSEIVAHGDYVYVIERDNQHDFRAVTKKVYRVPLAEMTPTPLGGDLPVVSKELVRDLLPDLTATGGYVLDKIEGLAITAEGEGFIVTDNDGVDDASGETMFFSIGQMNMPTVN; encoded by the coding sequence ATGTTTCCGCGTCTCATGTGCCTGACCTCTGCGCTGGCCCTTACCGCTGGTATTGCCCAGGCAGAAAAATCCTTTAACCGCATCGCCGCCTTCCCGGTGGTTCAGAACATGGCCGCCGGAGAAGATACATCACGCGAAACCTCGCCAGAAATCATCGGCGCCACAGCCGATGGCATGACATTGGTCTACACCGACAGTCCGTTGGAGGCTCTGGGGCTGATTGATATCACCGATCCGGCCACCCCAGCGCCCAAGGGCAATATCGCACTGCCGGGTGAGCCGACATCGGTCGCAGTCATTGGCAGCACCGCCTATGTCGGCATCAATACCTCCGAAAGCTACACACAGCCCTCGGGCCTGCTGAAATCTATCGACACGGAAACCGGCGCTGAAACGGGCTCCTGTGATTTGGGGGGCCAGCCGGACTCGGTCGCGAAATCCAGGGACGGCGGATTTCTCGCTGTGGCGATTGAAAACGAGCGGGACGAAGACTTGAACGATGGCATGCTGCCACAGATGCCCGCGGGCAATCTGGTGCTGATGAACACCACCAAGGAAGGCCTTGATTGCGCGTCGATGAAAGTTGTCAGCCTCACGGGTCTTGCAGATATCGCAGGTGAGGATCCGGAGCCTGAATATGTCGCGATCAACGGGCTTGGGGAAACCGTCGTCACATTACAGGAAAACAACCACCTCGTGATTGTCTCTAAGGACGGCGAGATCCTGAACCATTTCTCTGCCGGTTCTGTGGACCTTGACGGTATCGACGCCTCGGACGAACGCGGTGCGCTGATATTTGACGAAAGCCAGACAGAGCGCTTGCGTGAACCCGATGCCGTCACTTGGATTGACGACACGCACTTCGCCACCGCAAACGAAGGCGACTATCACGGGGGATCGCGGGGCTGGACGATCTTCAACAAGGACGGCACCATCATTTACGACAGCGGCGCCTCCTTTGAACATGCCATCGTGCAGATCGGACACTACCCGGACAAACGCTCTGATGCCAAAGGGGTTGAACCCGAAAGCGTGACCTTCGCCGAATTCGACGGCACACCCTATGTGTTTGTCGGGGCAGAACGCGCGTCGGTGGTGGGGGTCTATGATGTTACGGATCCTGCCAATCCGGTTCTCACCCAGCTGCTACCGTCTGGGGTTGGGCCAGAAGGATACGCCGTCATTCCCGAACGCAATCTGCTGGTTTCGGCCAATGAGAAGGATCTGATCGAAGACAAAGGCCCCCGCGCCCACGTCATGATGTATGAATTGCAAGACGGCGCGCCGACCTATCCGCATCTGACCTCTGCCGGAGCGGATGAATTGATCGGCTGGGGCGCGCTCTCTGGCATGGTGGCGGATGCGGATGGCATGATCTACGCGGTCAACGACAGTTTCTATGGCTTCCAGCCGTCGATCTTCAAAATTGATCCCAGTCAGACACCTGCCCGTATCACCGACGTGATCCGCATCCATCGCCAAGACGGCAACCCGGCCCAGAAACTGGATCTGGAAGGCATTACACTGGACGGCAAAGGTGGCTTTTATGTTGCCTCTGAAGGGCGCACTGATCGGGTGACCCCACATGCCATCTACCACGTCTCCAAAGACGGCCTCATCAAAGCCAAGAGTGGCGAAATCGGGCTGCCTGCCGAGTTGATGGCCGTTGAAAAACGCTTTGGCTTTGAAGGGATCAGCAAAGTTGGTGACACGCTCTGGATGGCGATCCAGCGCGAATGGAAGGATGACCCCAAAAACCACGTCAAACTTGTAGCCTACAACCTTGAGACCAAGGAATGGGGCGCCGTCCACTATCCCAAGGCAGAACCGGACACCGGATGGGTTGGCCTGTCGGAGATCGTGGCCCATGGCGACTATGTCTATGTGATTGAACGCGACAACCAGCATGATTTCCGCGCTGTCACCAAGAAGGTCTATCGCGTTCCGCTGGCCGAGATGACGCCGACCCCGTTGGGTGGTGATCTGCCGGTGGTCAGCAAAGAACTGGTGCGTGATCTGCTGCCGGATCTGACCGCGACCGGCGGCTATGTTCTGGATAAGATCGAAGGGCTGGCCATCACCGCCGAGGGCGAAGGGTTCATCGTAACCGATAATGATGGCGTCGATGATGCCTCCGGCGAGACGATGTTCTTTTCCATCGGTCAGATGAACATGCCGACCGTCAACTGA
- a CDS encoding class I SAM-dependent methyltransferase has product MDIKAVESSYARWAPVYDKTFGAITNVGRRRAVGYVNEHRSGRVLEVGVGTGLSLPLYKSHLKVTGIDFSEDMLKKAMKRVEEHDLDHVETLRQMDARALDFPDATFDTVSAMHVLSVVPDPEQVMGEIARVLKPGGKVVITNHFLREQGVLAFLERVSAPFANVLGWHSDFEIDTVLGADHLSVEHHQPLPPFGLMTFLVLSKIKPV; this is encoded by the coding sequence TTGGATATTAAGGCTGTTGAATCGTCGTATGCCCGTTGGGCCCCTGTCTATGACAAAACATTTGGGGCAATCACCAATGTGGGCCGTCGCCGTGCTGTCGGCTACGTCAACGAACATCGCAGCGGTCGGGTGCTGGAGGTGGGTGTCGGCACCGGACTGTCCTTGCCTCTCTACAAATCCCACCTAAAGGTCACCGGCATCGACTTCAGCGAGGATATGCTGAAAAAGGCGATGAAACGGGTGGAGGAACATGATCTTGACCACGTCGAAACCCTCCGCCAGATGGATGCCCGTGCGCTGGATTTCCCCGATGCCACCTTCGACACTGTTTCAGCCATGCACGTGCTGTCCGTTGTACCGGACCCGGAACAGGTGATGGGTGAAATTGCCCGCGTGCTTAAGCCCGGTGGCAAAGTGGTGATTACCAATCATTTCCTGCGCGAACAGGGCGTGCTGGCGTTCCTCGAACGGGTTTCCGCGCCGTTTGCCAATGTGCTTGGCTGGCACTCGGATTTTGAGATCGACACCGTGCTGGGCGCGGATCATCTCTCGGTGGAGCATCACCAGCCCTTGCCGCCCTTCGGTCTGATGACCTTTCTGGTGCTGTCCAAAATCAAACCCGTCTGA